Proteins from a genomic interval of Xylocopa sonorina isolate GNS202 chromosome 6, iyXylSono1_principal, whole genome shotgun sequence:
- the LOC143424656 gene encoding uncharacterized protein LOC143424656 isoform X1 — translation MQHIEVNNKDHNYSEVKLDHQCSGSNIQNICDSDVKAICKSNKSGLVSNKETFGQIKNINELKKITPRVKLLTHDANSLNELTKISLHNKVSAQKKISILEQTKQELKKYCRTCAGLKVPLVDIFSEKGNQMRLSQQIKHLEEINPYDSLSTQMCMDCICDLKMSYKFFMQIKKAEVKLKSIHITLTETATKKLDVNKVQPVESSEGHVEKIIECDLINPSTSKETEKQTPVPKISAIFSLKDDKELLPIGKVDSEESEKKVECEIFEDSTIQQNSDDNESIEEFDPDDPPFQPDSSDAIESDDEMEAPSAKRRHIQQKENTKQCLQTFSVSDNTSTLDKTTNFNQTTYKYDTSLKTYIKVDDMENNQSIEPHGIIKSEGICNIESTKECSKQPNILKRRLLIQTKKESMEETDENVCQSYISDKTGNHKEFKVQKLDVNTLNINSNEEDGIMYVTVKGSKPNELLLVKVKKMDKTVEKKDDKPAMKKGFDIKPMEKILKRYETLVTKEKDLFPERTKKSEIREQIIEEQIEEYKKKREKVLGGHANISIPSKLEEPQARYFKRNESLDNHRSSTQSENDPIINFQFDKDDSEYNVNIKIESDASETVEPVNEKSSNEKAYVNTEEYLSRLAKLKLKWEEAKKKKESLQKELDESYTEGNIEKLARILGEKEKNLQDFQDYLKQRKIVITRLKDEDIISLYEDRNNAVLKNSLPDLIDESQPVDYIPEEHYLECDYCPETFASKEVLEEHLKMHDYKIMHFCEDCMEEFPTNKAKRNHNVICIKKLLCKYCDIMLDSKGKKRQHEQKHCDSMYGQLCDVCGEKFKHQGTLDQHVKTQHMSWEKIYQCPMCPKKFAFKQKLSFHLKSVHTTLRAYLCEDCGADFKNPASLRHHRIRKHQPVGNKRECPVCHKLVPFYSLSKHMHTHKAYTIQCPHCDKMFKNSSTLKQHVRIHEDQRQYRCDTCGVGFNRRDGLRLHMRVHEKTDSRGLKECSCQVCGEKFPNHSTLVIHRNRVHKDGRQYTCHICNRSMISTRSLEWHMSHIHNESLPGVVKEDIEGQSEKKRASCYHCNKTFKTEMILRTHIKNTHMEKDPMKCLDCELTFTSEVRLRHHMMVTHNRLEGTLPCPHCPKRFVNQLRLKTHMISHSEERPYTCEICGFNLKTKIQLIKHHQNRHSDERPLQCRYCPWRCKQVSALVCHERTHTNERPYSCSVCRQRFKYLGDKNKHERRHESLGGSGFKRIVLGRNIKAKVQEDSSCSEHEQEGLTNAEPQVTESEYKEQADQQYEEQIVKFEEQEIVKFEEQEIVKFEEQEITEEYEQVYEQEYEETSREASDAADVIMNMEDTTVYTEEVTTDNIEPAEIMSDEIMTNEILQPGTVVHLQQEDDSGKIQVIPVMLSLPDLSDANTEVNLATASIMYNN, via the exons ATGCAGCACATTGAAGTTAATAACAAGGATCACAATTATAGTGAAGTAAAACTAGATCATCAGTGTAGTGGTAGTAATATTCAAAATATATGCGACAGTGATGTTAAAGCAATATGTaaatcaaataaatctggattgGTATCCAACAAAGAAACGTTCGgtcaaattaaaaatattaatgaGTTGAAAAAGATAACACCACGAGTAAAATTATTGACCCATGATGCGAACAGTTTAAATGAATTAACTAAGATATCGTTGCACAATAAAGTATCTGCACAAAAGAAAATATCGATACTGGAGCAAACAAAACAGGAATTAAAGAAATATTGTAGGACTTGCGCCGGTTTGAAAGTTCCATTAGTTGATATATTCAGTGAGAAAGGTAATCAAATGAGATTGAGTCAACAAATAAAACATCTGGAAGAAATAAATCCATATGACAGTTTATCGACTCAAATGTGCATGGATTGTATCTGTGACTTAAAAATGAGTTATAAGTTTTTTATGCAGATTAAGAAAGCTGAAGTTAAATTAAAATCTATTCACATTACGTTGACTGAAACAGCAACAAAAAAGTTAGATGTAAATAAAGTGCAGCCTGTAGAAAGTTCTGAGGGACACGTAGAGAAAATTATAGAGTGTGATCTTATAAATCCATCTACAAGTAAGGAAACTGAAAAACAGACACCTGTACCAAAAATATCTGCAATTTTTTCACTGAAAGATGATAAGGAACTTTTACCAATTGGAAAAGTGGATTCTGAGGAGTCTGAAAAAAAAGTTGAATGCGAGATTTTTGAGGATTCAACAATTCAACAGAACAGCGATGATAATGAATCTATAGAAGAATTTGATCCAGATGATCCTCCTTTTCAACCTGATAGTTCAGATGCTATTGAGTCTGATGACGAAATGGAAGCACCAAGTGCAAAAAGACGGCATATACAGCAGAAAGAAAATACAAAACAGTGTTTACAGACATTTTCTGTTTCTGATAATACTTCAACTTTAGATAAAACTACTAACTTTAATCAAACAACATATAAGTATGACACATCTTTAAAAACATACATTAAAGTAGATGACATGGAGAATAATCAATCTATTGAGCCCCATGGCATCATTAAATCAGAAGGTATATGTAATATTGAAAGTACAAAAGAATGTTCAAAACAACCGAACATATTAAAACGCAGGCTTTTAATACAAACTAAAAAAGAATCTATGGAAGAAACCGATGAAAATGTATGCCAATCTTATATTTCTGATAAAACTGGAAATCATAAGGAGTTTAAAGTACAAAAGCTAGATGTTAATACTTTAAACATTAATAGCAATGAAGAAGATGGGATCATGTATGTTACTGTAAAGGGATCCAAACCAAATGAGCTATTATTAGTAAAAGTTAAAAAAATGGATAAAACAGTAGAAAAGAAAGATGATAAACCCGCAATGAAAAAAGGTTTTGATATTAAACCAATGGAAAAAATTTTGAAACGGTATGAAACATTAGTTACGAAAGAAAAGGATTTATTTCCAGAACGGACGAAAAAATCGGAAATAAGAGAACAGATTATAGAAGAACAAATAgaagaatataaaaaaaaacgggAGAAGGTACTAGGTGGACATGCTAATATTTCAATTCCTTCAAAACTTGAGGAACCTCAAGCTCGATACTTTAAGCGTAACGAGAGTCTAGATAATCACAGATCTTCTACACAGTCAGAAAATGATCCCATTATAAACTTTCAATTTGATAAGGATGATAGTGAATATAATGTGAATATTAAAATAGAAAGTGATGCTTCAGAAACTGTAGAACCAGTCAACGAAAAATCTAGTAATGAAAAAGCTTATGTAAATACTGAAGAATACCTATCGCGTTTAGCAAAACTGAAGTTGAAATGGGAAGAagcaaaaaagaagaaagagtcTCTTCAGAAAGAACTGGACGAATCTTATACAGAaggaaatattgaaaaattagcAAGAATTTTaggagaaaaggaaaaaaacttGCAAGACTTTCAAGATTATTTGAAGCAACGTAAAATTGTAATTACAAGATTAAAAGATGAAGATATTATTTCTCTTTACGAAGACAGAAACAATGCAGTGCTTAAAAATAGTTTACCTGACTTAATAGATGAAAGTCAACCAGTGGATTATATTCCAGAGGAACATTATTTGGAATGCGATTACTGTCCAGAAACTTTTGCTTCCAAAGAAGTTCTTGAAGAACATTTAAAAATGCATGATTATAAAATTATGCATTTCTGTGAAGATTGTATGGAAGAATTTCCAACAAATAAGGCAAAAAGAAATCACAATGTGATTTGTATAAAGAAGTTACTATGTAAATATTGCGATATAATGTTAGATTCAAAGGGGAAAAAGCGTCAACATGAACAGAAACATTGTGACAGTATGTATGGGCAATTGTGTGATGTATGCGGTGAGAAATTTAAGCATCAAGGAACATTGGATCAGCATGTAAAAACTCAACATATGAGTTGGGAAAAAATATATCAATGTCCAATGTGTCCTAAAAAGTTTGCATTCAAACAAAAGCTTAGCTTTCATTTAAAATCTGTGCATACAACCCTGAGGGCCTATTTATGTGAAGACTGTGGGGCTGACTTTAAAAATCCTGCAAGCCTTAGACACCATagaatacgtaaacatcaaccAGTGGGAAATAAAAGGGAATGTCCCGTTTGCCATAAATTAGTACCGTTTTATAGTCTTTCTAAACATATGCATACCCATAAAGCATACACTATTCAATGTCCACATTGTGACAAAATGTTTAAAAATAGCTCAACTTTGAAGCAACATGTAAGAATTCATGAGGATCAACGTCAATATCGATGCGATACCTGTGGCGTTGGATTTAACAGGCGAGATGGATTAAGGCTACATATGAGAGTGCACGAGAAAACTGATAGTAGAGGATTAAAAGAATGCTCGTGTCAAGTGTGCGGTGAAAAGTTTCCAAATCATTCGACACTTGTTATCCACAGAAATCGAGTTCACAAAGATGGTAGACAATATACGTGTCATATATGTAACAGATCAATGATTTCGACTAGATCGTTAGAATGGCATATGTCTCATATACACAATGAATCGCTTCCTGGTGTTGTGAAAGAAGACATAGAGGGACAATCAGAGAAGAAAAGAGCGTCGTGTTATCATTGTAATAAGACGTTCAAAACTGAAATGATTTTACGAACACATATTAAGAACACACATATGGAAAAGGATCCAATGAAATGTTTAGATTGTGAGTTAACATTTACGTCTGAAGTAAGATTAAGACACCATATGATGGTGACGCATAACAGATTAGAAGGGACTTTACCATGTCCACATTGTCCAAAGAGGTTTGTGAATCAACTTAGGTTGAAGACTCATATGATATCACATTCGGAAGAAAGACCGTATACTTGTGAAATTTGTGGGTTCAATTTGAAAACTAAAATACAGTTGATTAAACATCATCAAAATAGGCATAGCGACGAGAGACCTTTACAATGTAGATACTGTCCTTGGAGATGTAAGCAAGTTAGTGCCCTTGTGTGTCATGAAAGAACTCACACAAACGAACGACCATACTCTTGCAGTGTATGTAGGCAACGCTTCAAATATTTAGGTGATAAAAATAAACACGAAAGACGACATGAAAGTTTAGGAGGATCTGGATTTAAAAGGATAGTGCTTGGTCGAAACATCAAAGCTAAAGTGCAGGAAGATTCTTCTTGTTCTGAACATGAGCAAGAAGGCTTAACTAATGCAGAACCTCAAGTAACAGAAAGTGAATACAAAGAACAAGCAGATCAACAATACGAAGAACAGATAGTCAAGTTTGAAGAACAGGAGATAGTCAAATTTGAAGAACAAGAAATAGTCAAATTTGAAGAACAAGAAATAACAGAGGAATACGAACAAGTATACGAACAG GAATACGAAGAAACATCCAGAGAGGCTTCAGATGCAGCAGATGTTATTATGAATATGGAAGATACAACTGTTTACACAGAGGAAGTAACTACAGATAATATTGAACCTGCAGAAATTATGTCAGATGAAATAATGACAAACGAAATATTACAACCAGGTACTGTAGTTCATTTGCAACAAGAAGATGATTCAGGGAAAATACAAGTGATCCCAGTGATGTTATCTTTACCTGATCTGTCCGATGCAAATACAGAGGTCAATTTAGCTACAGCATCCATTATGTATAACAATTAA
- the LOC143424656 gene encoding uncharacterized protein LOC143424656 isoform X2, with translation MQHIEVNNKDHNYSEVKLDHQCSGSNIQNICDSDVKAICKSNKSGLVSNKETFGQIKNINELKKITPRVKLLTHDANSLNELTKISLHNKVSAQKKISILEQTKQELKKYCRTCAGLKVPLVDIFSEKGNQMRLSQQIKHLEEINPYDSLSTQMCMDCICDLKMSYKFFMQIKKAEVKLKSIHITLTETATKKLDVNKVQPVESSEGHVEKIIECDLINPSTSKETEKQTPVPKISAIFSLKDDKELLPIGKVDSEESEKKVECEIFEDSTIQQNSDDNESIEEFDPDDPPFQPDSSDAIESDDEMEAPSAKRRHIQQKENTKQCLQTFSVSDNTSTLDKTTNFNQTTYKYDTSLKTYIKVDDMENNQSIEPHGIIKSEGICNIESTKECSKQPNILKRRLLIQTKKESMEETDENVCQSYISDKTGNHKEFKVQKLDVNTLNINSNEEDGIMYVTVKGSKPNELLLVKVKKMDKTVEKKDDKPAMKKGFDIKPMEKILKRYETLVTKEKDLFPERTKKSEIREQIIEEQIEEYKKKREKVLGGHANISIPSKLEEPQARYFKRNESLDNHRSSTQSENDPIINFQFDKDDSEYNVNIKIESDASETVEPVNEKSSNEKAYVNTEEYLSRLAKLKLKWEEAKKKKESLQKELDESYTEGNIEKLARILGEKEKNLQDFQDYLKQRKIVITRLKDEDIISLYEDRNNAVLKNSLPDLIDESQPVDYIPEEHYLECDYCPETFASKEVLEEHLKMHDYKIMHFCEDCMEEFPTNKAKRNHNVICIKKLLCKYCDIMLDSKGKKRQHEQKHCDSMYGQLCDVCGEKFKHQGTLDQHVKTQHMSWEKIYQCPMCPKKFAFKQKLSFHLKSVHTTLRAYLCEDCGADFKNPASLRHHRIRKHQPVGNKRECPVCHKLVPFYSLSKHMHTHKAYTIQCPHCDKMFKNSSTLKQHVRIHEDQRQYRCDTCGVGFNRRDGLRLHMRVHEKTDSRGLKECSCQVCGEKFPNHSTLVIHRNRVHKDGRQYTCHICNRSMISTRSLEWHMSHIHNESLPGVVKEDIEGQSEKKRASCYHCNKTFKTEMILRTHIKNTHMEKDPMKCLDCELTFTSEVRLRHHMMVTHNRLEGTLPCPHCPKRFVNQLRLKTHMISHSEERPYTCEICGFNLKTKIQLIKHHQNRHSDERPLQCRYCPWRCKQVSALVCHERTHTNERPYSCSVCRQRFKYLGDKNKHERRHESLGGSGFKRIVLGRNIKAKVQEDSSCSEHEQEGLTNAEPQVTESEYKEQADQQYEEQIVKFEEQEIVKFEEQEIVKFEEQEITEEYEQEYEETSREASDAADVIMNMEDTTVYTEEVTTDNIEPAEIMSDEIMTNEILQPGTVVHLQQEDDSGKIQVIPVMLSLPDLSDANTEVNLATASIMYNN, from the exons ATGCAGCACATTGAAGTTAATAACAAGGATCACAATTATAGTGAAGTAAAACTAGATCATCAGTGTAGTGGTAGTAATATTCAAAATATATGCGACAGTGATGTTAAAGCAATATGTaaatcaaataaatctggattgGTATCCAACAAAGAAACGTTCGgtcaaattaaaaatattaatgaGTTGAAAAAGATAACACCACGAGTAAAATTATTGACCCATGATGCGAACAGTTTAAATGAATTAACTAAGATATCGTTGCACAATAAAGTATCTGCACAAAAGAAAATATCGATACTGGAGCAAACAAAACAGGAATTAAAGAAATATTGTAGGACTTGCGCCGGTTTGAAAGTTCCATTAGTTGATATATTCAGTGAGAAAGGTAATCAAATGAGATTGAGTCAACAAATAAAACATCTGGAAGAAATAAATCCATATGACAGTTTATCGACTCAAATGTGCATGGATTGTATCTGTGACTTAAAAATGAGTTATAAGTTTTTTATGCAGATTAAGAAAGCTGAAGTTAAATTAAAATCTATTCACATTACGTTGACTGAAACAGCAACAAAAAAGTTAGATGTAAATAAAGTGCAGCCTGTAGAAAGTTCTGAGGGACACGTAGAGAAAATTATAGAGTGTGATCTTATAAATCCATCTACAAGTAAGGAAACTGAAAAACAGACACCTGTACCAAAAATATCTGCAATTTTTTCACTGAAAGATGATAAGGAACTTTTACCAATTGGAAAAGTGGATTCTGAGGAGTCTGAAAAAAAAGTTGAATGCGAGATTTTTGAGGATTCAACAATTCAACAGAACAGCGATGATAATGAATCTATAGAAGAATTTGATCCAGATGATCCTCCTTTTCAACCTGATAGTTCAGATGCTATTGAGTCTGATGACGAAATGGAAGCACCAAGTGCAAAAAGACGGCATATACAGCAGAAAGAAAATACAAAACAGTGTTTACAGACATTTTCTGTTTCTGATAATACTTCAACTTTAGATAAAACTACTAACTTTAATCAAACAACATATAAGTATGACACATCTTTAAAAACATACATTAAAGTAGATGACATGGAGAATAATCAATCTATTGAGCCCCATGGCATCATTAAATCAGAAGGTATATGTAATATTGAAAGTACAAAAGAATGTTCAAAACAACCGAACATATTAAAACGCAGGCTTTTAATACAAACTAAAAAAGAATCTATGGAAGAAACCGATGAAAATGTATGCCAATCTTATATTTCTGATAAAACTGGAAATCATAAGGAGTTTAAAGTACAAAAGCTAGATGTTAATACTTTAAACATTAATAGCAATGAAGAAGATGGGATCATGTATGTTACTGTAAAGGGATCCAAACCAAATGAGCTATTATTAGTAAAAGTTAAAAAAATGGATAAAACAGTAGAAAAGAAAGATGATAAACCCGCAATGAAAAAAGGTTTTGATATTAAACCAATGGAAAAAATTTTGAAACGGTATGAAACATTAGTTACGAAAGAAAAGGATTTATTTCCAGAACGGACGAAAAAATCGGAAATAAGAGAACAGATTATAGAAGAACAAATAgaagaatataaaaaaaaacgggAGAAGGTACTAGGTGGACATGCTAATATTTCAATTCCTTCAAAACTTGAGGAACCTCAAGCTCGATACTTTAAGCGTAACGAGAGTCTAGATAATCACAGATCTTCTACACAGTCAGAAAATGATCCCATTATAAACTTTCAATTTGATAAGGATGATAGTGAATATAATGTGAATATTAAAATAGAAAGTGATGCTTCAGAAACTGTAGAACCAGTCAACGAAAAATCTAGTAATGAAAAAGCTTATGTAAATACTGAAGAATACCTATCGCGTTTAGCAAAACTGAAGTTGAAATGGGAAGAagcaaaaaagaagaaagagtcTCTTCAGAAAGAACTGGACGAATCTTATACAGAaggaaatattgaaaaattagcAAGAATTTTaggagaaaaggaaaaaaacttGCAAGACTTTCAAGATTATTTGAAGCAACGTAAAATTGTAATTACAAGATTAAAAGATGAAGATATTATTTCTCTTTACGAAGACAGAAACAATGCAGTGCTTAAAAATAGTTTACCTGACTTAATAGATGAAAGTCAACCAGTGGATTATATTCCAGAGGAACATTATTTGGAATGCGATTACTGTCCAGAAACTTTTGCTTCCAAAGAAGTTCTTGAAGAACATTTAAAAATGCATGATTATAAAATTATGCATTTCTGTGAAGATTGTATGGAAGAATTTCCAACAAATAAGGCAAAAAGAAATCACAATGTGATTTGTATAAAGAAGTTACTATGTAAATATTGCGATATAATGTTAGATTCAAAGGGGAAAAAGCGTCAACATGAACAGAAACATTGTGACAGTATGTATGGGCAATTGTGTGATGTATGCGGTGAGAAATTTAAGCATCAAGGAACATTGGATCAGCATGTAAAAACTCAACATATGAGTTGGGAAAAAATATATCAATGTCCAATGTGTCCTAAAAAGTTTGCATTCAAACAAAAGCTTAGCTTTCATTTAAAATCTGTGCATACAACCCTGAGGGCCTATTTATGTGAAGACTGTGGGGCTGACTTTAAAAATCCTGCAAGCCTTAGACACCATagaatacgtaaacatcaaccAGTGGGAAATAAAAGGGAATGTCCCGTTTGCCATAAATTAGTACCGTTTTATAGTCTTTCTAAACATATGCATACCCATAAAGCATACACTATTCAATGTCCACATTGTGACAAAATGTTTAAAAATAGCTCAACTTTGAAGCAACATGTAAGAATTCATGAGGATCAACGTCAATATCGATGCGATACCTGTGGCGTTGGATTTAACAGGCGAGATGGATTAAGGCTACATATGAGAGTGCACGAGAAAACTGATAGTAGAGGATTAAAAGAATGCTCGTGTCAAGTGTGCGGTGAAAAGTTTCCAAATCATTCGACACTTGTTATCCACAGAAATCGAGTTCACAAAGATGGTAGACAATATACGTGTCATATATGTAACAGATCAATGATTTCGACTAGATCGTTAGAATGGCATATGTCTCATATACACAATGAATCGCTTCCTGGTGTTGTGAAAGAAGACATAGAGGGACAATCAGAGAAGAAAAGAGCGTCGTGTTATCATTGTAATAAGACGTTCAAAACTGAAATGATTTTACGAACACATATTAAGAACACACATATGGAAAAGGATCCAATGAAATGTTTAGATTGTGAGTTAACATTTACGTCTGAAGTAAGATTAAGACACCATATGATGGTGACGCATAACAGATTAGAAGGGACTTTACCATGTCCACATTGTCCAAAGAGGTTTGTGAATCAACTTAGGTTGAAGACTCATATGATATCACATTCGGAAGAAAGACCGTATACTTGTGAAATTTGTGGGTTCAATTTGAAAACTAAAATACAGTTGATTAAACATCATCAAAATAGGCATAGCGACGAGAGACCTTTACAATGTAGATACTGTCCTTGGAGATGTAAGCAAGTTAGTGCCCTTGTGTGTCATGAAAGAACTCACACAAACGAACGACCATACTCTTGCAGTGTATGTAGGCAACGCTTCAAATATTTAGGTGATAAAAATAAACACGAAAGACGACATGAAAGTTTAGGAGGATCTGGATTTAAAAGGATAGTGCTTGGTCGAAACATCAAAGCTAAAGTGCAGGAAGATTCTTCTTGTTCTGAACATGAGCAAGAAGGCTTAACTAATGCAGAACCTCAAGTAACAGAAAGTGAATACAAAGAACAAGCAGATCAACAATACGAAGAACAGATAGTCAAGTTTGAAGAACAGGAGATAGTCAAATTTGAAGAACAAGAAATAGTCAAATTTGAAGAACAAGAAATAACAGAGGAATACGAACAA GAATACGAAGAAACATCCAGAGAGGCTTCAGATGCAGCAGATGTTATTATGAATATGGAAGATACAACTGTTTACACAGAGGAAGTAACTACAGATAATATTGAACCTGCAGAAATTATGTCAGATGAAATAATGACAAACGAAATATTACAACCAGGTACTGTAGTTCATTTGCAACAAGAAGATGATTCAGGGAAAATACAAGTGATCCCAGTGATGTTATCTTTACCTGATCTGTCCGATGCAAATACAGAGGTCAATTTAGCTACAGCATCCATTATGTATAACAATTAA